GAGGTTAACGCTGAAGACGTGGAAATTCTCGTCACCTCCGGCATCCTGCAGGTAGAGAATGTGCTTGTTGGTGTGGGCCCAGAAGTACTGCGTCACCGGCCGCTTCTTGTCGCTCGTGACCGGCCTGGCCTTGGACAGGTCGCTGCTGGGCGCCACGTACACATTGAGCACATCCTGCACTGCAGCGAGGTAGGCCAGCCGCTTGCCATCGGGGCTGATCTTCGGTGCCGCCCTGTCGGGATTGCCGAACAGCACGCTGAGTGGAATCACGTCGGAGGAAGGCTTGCCCTTGGCTTCGACCGGAGCCACGGGCGCGGGCCCGGCCTTTGGCGCGGCCGGCGTCACGGGATGGGCAGCCGCCGCCGGCGCCTGCACGCCGGCCGGTTGTTGCGTCCCCCCGCAACCTGCGAGGGTAAAACAGAC
Above is a window of Pseudomonadota bacterium DNA encoding:
- a CDS encoding S9 family peptidase, which encodes MIHRHARPTVQALPVLVCFTLAGCGGTQQPAGVQAPAAAAHPVTPAAPKAGPAPVAPVEAKGKPSSDVIPLSVLFGNPDRAAPKISPDGKRLAYLAAVQDVLNVYVAPSSDLSKARPVTSDKKRPVTQYFWAHTNKHILYLQDAGGDENFHVFSVNL